A portion of the Salmo trutta chromosome 1, fSalTru1.1, whole genome shotgun sequence genome contains these proteins:
- the pgm3 gene encoding phosphoacetylglucosamine mutase: protein MAQFEEVSQKSAVHPKPVGLVLQYGTAGFRTNSKQLDHVMFRMGLLATLRSKKTKATIGVMVTASHNPEEDNGVKLVDPMGEMVTPAWEGYATQLANAEQEELLTALKDIIERETISMAQEASVFVGKDTRPSSDSLSQAVLDGVHALGGHSKDYGLVTTPQLHYMVCCQNTQGRYGEATVKGYYRKLSQAFIQLTKNVPNRTDDQKALLVDGANGIGALKVCEMETYLKNELQLSLFNDGSSGKLNHLCGADYVKVQQRAPKGVEMTAGERCCSYDGDADRIVYYYSGSAGRFHLLDGDKIATLISTYLKELLTQAGLDLQIAVVQTAYANGSSTQYLEDTMKVIVRCTKTGVKHLHHAAQEFDIGVYFEANGHGTVLFSKAAEEKIQKLAQDSNTNDERRRAALLLQNTVNLINQTVGDAISDMLLIEAVLAIRGMTVQQWDAIYTDLPNRQLKVKVADRRVIDTTDAERRTVSPAGLQEAIDSRVKKYRQARSFVRPSGTEDVVRVYAEADTQESADALAHEVSLAVYRLAGGVGEEPKPL, encoded by the exons ATGGCCCAGTTTGAAGAAGTATCCCAGAAGTCTGCTGTCCACCCTAAGCCTGTAGGGTTGGTCCTACAGTATGGTACTGCTGGGTTCCGCACCAACTCTAAGCAGCTAGACCACGTCATGTTCCGAATGGGTTTACTGGCCACACTCCGCTCCAAGAAGACTAAGGCCACCATCGGAGTCATGGTCACTGCGTCACACAACCCTGAG GAGGATAACGGGGTGAAGCTGGTGGACCCCATGGGGGAGATGGTGACCCCTGCGTGGGAGGGCTATGCCACCCAGCTGGCCAACGCGGAGCAGGAGGAGCTCCTCACCGCTCTGAAAGacatcatagagagagagaccatcagcATGGCCCAAGAGGCCAGCGTGTTCGTGGGCAAAGACACCAG gcccagtaGTGACAGCCTATCACAGGCAGTACTGGATGGAGTCCACGCCCTGGGAGGCCACAGTAAAG ACTATGGCTTGGTGACCACACCCCAGCTGCACTACATGGTATGCTGTCAGAACACCCAGGGTCGCTATGGTGAAGCCACTGTCAAAGGTTACTACCGGAAACTCTCCCAGGCTTTCATCCAGCTCACTAAGAAC GTGCCTAACCGTACAGATGATCAGAAAGCCCTGCTGGTGGACGGCGCTAATGGTATCGGGGCTCTGAAGGTGTGTGAGATGGAGACCTACCTGAAGAATGAGCTGCAGCTGTCCCTCTTCAACGACGGCTCCAGTGGAAAACTCAACCACCTGTGTGGAGCCGACTACGTCAAAGTACAGCAGAGAGCTCCCAAAG gggtGGAGATGACtgctggggagcgttgctgttcCTATGATGGCGATGCTGATCGTATAGTTTATTACTACAGCGGCTCTGCAGGGAGATTCCATCTGCTAGATGGAGACAAGATTGCCACTCTCATCAGCACCTACCTCAAAGAACTGctcacacaa GCTGGTCTTGACCTGCAGATAGCTGTGGTGCAGACAGCGTACGCTAATGGCAGCTCTACACAATACCTGGAAGATACCATGAAG gtGATAGTGAGGTGTACCAAGACAGGAGTGAAACACCTTCACCATGCAGCCCAGGAGTTTGACATTGGTGTTTACTTTGAGGCTAACGGCCACGGGACT GTTCTGTTCAGTAAAGCAGCAGAGGAGAAGATTCAGAAGCTAGCCCAGGACTCCAACACCAACGACGAGAGGAGGAGAGCTGCACTTCTACTGCAGAACACGGTCAACCTCATCAACCAG ACAGTAGGAGATGCTATTTCTGACATGCTGCTGATTGAGGCTGTGTTAGCCATCAGAGGAATGACAGTACAACAATGGGACGCAATCTACACAGACCTGCCCAACAGACAGCTCAAAGTCAAG GTGGCAGACCGGCGGGTGATTGACACTACAGATGCAGAGAGGAGAACAGTGAGTCCAGCAGGTCTGCAGGAGGCCATAGACAGCCGGGTGAAGAAGTACAGACAGGCACGCTCCTTTGTCCGTCCCTCTGGCACAGAGGATGTGGTCCGAGTGTACGCTGAGGCAGACACACAG gagagTGCCGATGCCCTGGCACATGAAGTTAGCCTGGCAGTGTACCGCCTCGCAGGAGGAGTAGGAGAGGAGCCTAAAccgttataa
- the LOC115148057 gene encoding keratin, type I cytoskeletal 18-like, with translation TAGQGSFKSGQQVGSLKWTRNSRLELDAYDLKACVCFPQERIVGLELKVMKEQIALLLREYQELLNVKMALEIEITTYRALIEGEDTSLSTMEDSSYQLRQKTCMRVTNRNAPSPSPELLTTQTRIRMLDQYPLDLSPSTHKCILHQPPRIMVFRIRMPMVLFCVSLAALNHLSLTLTFC, from the exons ACAGCAGGTCAGGGCTCTTTTAAAAGTGGGCAACAAGTGGGTTCTTTAAAATGGACTCGTAACAGCCGCTTAGAGTTGGATGCATATGACCTAAAAGCTTGTGTGTGTTTCCCACAGGAGCGTATTGTGGGGCTGGAGCTGAAGGTGATGAAGGAGCAGATAGCTCTGCTGCTGAGGGAGTACCAGGAGCTGCTCAACGTCAAGATGGCCCTGGAGATTGAGATCACCACCTA CAGGGCGCTGATCGAGGGCGAGGACACCAGTCTCAGTACCATGGAAGACTCTTCTTATCAG TTGAGACAGAAGACATGTATGAGAGTGACAAACAGGAACGCACCATCACCATCTCCGGAGCTGCTGACAACACAGACGAGGATTAGAATGTTAGACCAATACCCTTTAGACCTAAGCCCTTCCACCCACAAATGTATCCTACACCAACCCCCTAGGATAATGGTCTTCAGGATCAGGATGCCTATGGTCCTCTTCTGTGTGTCTCTGGCTGCACTAAACCATCTGAGCCTCACACTGACTTTCTGTTAG